The nucleotide sequence GTGGTGATGCGTTTGATCGCAACGATCTCATCGAAGCGGTGAAGGAAGGTGCGAAGCTGCGTCTGCGTCCCAAGGTGATGACGGTGGCGACGACCATCGCGAGCCTGCTGCCCATCATGTGGAGTACGCGACCGGGTGCGGAAGTGATGCAACCGATCGCTGCACCGGTGATCGGCGGGAGCATCAGCAGCCTCATCCATATCTTGATCGTGACACCCGTGATCTTCGCATGGTTGCGAGAGAGGGAGTTGAATAGCCGCAAAAAGGCACAAGAAGCGCAAAGCAAAGATTTGGTTTAAATTAACAACACAAACCATTGAGAAAGAGAAAACATGAAAACGTTACTGACTACATTGGCCCTGGCCGCGCTGACGATCTGCGCGGTGAATGCGGAAGAGAAGAAAACGGAGAAGAAGGCGGAGCTATGCCCGGTTTCCGGTGAGGAGCTAGGCAGCATGGGCAAACCCTATGTCATCCAACATCAGGGCAAAGAGGTGAAGCTCTGCTGCAAATCCTGTGAAAAAGACTTTAAGAAGAATCCGGACAAGTATCTGAAGAAAATCGAAGGGAAGAAGTAAAACGCTTGCGAAATAGACCGCCCTTTCAGATTCACTCACCCCTCTCCCTGTTAAGGGGCGAGGGTGAAAATTTCACACGCTTGAGCTGAGCGAGCATGCTCAACGCTTGGATGCTGCTGCGATTCGGATCCCCGCCGCTCGCCGGGGCAAGGTATCGCGTGGCATCAGCGTTTTAGCCACCAGACGCCGATAACCACGACTGCAGTGATGACCACCATGAGCAAGGTGGTGCGCATCAAGGTGCCGGGTTGCTGATCGTCCAGTTCACGATTCAGCTCCATGCGGCGGACACGGGAGGTTTCGCGTTCTTCTTCATCGGCGACCATCTGATCGACACGACGTTGGGCGTATTCTTCCGTGAGATCAGAGCCGTTATCGGCAGCGGCTTCGATGGATTCGTTCAGCACGGGATCGCGTGGGTTGCCTTGGACCAGTTCCTTTTCCGCCACCTGCCGGTAGCGATCACTTCGGGTTGTTTCCGCAGTCATGGTGGCAAGATGACAGGAACAGAACGGACGTGCAAATGGGTGGTTTGTAATCGACGCAGAGTAAAAATTGCACCTTGCTCTTCAAAAAGTTGGTATATTTTAAGGTTCTTTCGTCCCTGACGGGACTGGTGATTCATACGTCCTGCACCCAGCCCTGAATCGCTGGCTTATTATCTTTCGCCCTTCGGGCTGGGGACAAAAGATTGCTTTCCAGCATTCTCTTTCAAAGCAGTTCAAGGTGCTCCCCAAGCGCACAACGCACACAAACCTCACCCTCGCTATCGACAAGCACGCTGCCGTTCCGCATTTTCTGTGCTGATGAATTCATCCGCGACGTTTTATCGCGAGGAGCCGGATGGCGTGACGCTGTTCGTTAAGGCGCAGCCGCGCGCCAATGCGAACCAGATCGTGGGTGTGCATGGAACTGAGCTGCGTGTGAAGATCATCGCGCCACCGGTGGATTCAGCGGCGAATGAGGCTTTGGTACGGTTTCTGGCGGAGGAACTGGGCGTGGCGAAGAATCAGGTGCAGCTCGTGCGTGGTGCGACTGCGCGGCATAAGGCGGTAAAGGTTTTGGGGCTGAAGGTGGAAGAGGTGAAGAAGCGGCTGGGGGTGTGAGGCAAATGACCAATGACGAAATCCGAATGACTAAGGAATTAATAAATTCCCAAATCCAAAGCTCCAAACACCAGTGAAGTTTCAATGCTCAAATATCAAGCAGCAGGCTAAAATTCTTTGATTGGAGCTTCCTTCGTCATTCGGATTTCGTCATCGGTCATTCCTCTTACACTTCCAGATGCATGCCGAGCTCCACCACGCGATTCGCCGGAAGACCGTAAAACATATTGGCAGGTTGCGCGTTCCGCGAGAGGAACGCATACAAACGTTTGCGCCAGTGATACATCTTTGCTTTGCCTGTGGGCATGATGTTCAGGTGGCTCAAGAAGAAGGTCGCTTTCTCCGGGTTGATGTCCAAGCCGTGCGCCTTGGCGGCCTCAATGACATCCGCCACTTGCGGTTCTTGCATGAAGCCGAAGCGCCCGATCACCCGATAGAATCCACAGCGAAGCTCTTCCACCGTCACGCGCTGCTCGGCGGGCACATGAGGTTCGTCCGCCGTGAACATGTTCAACAGGATCACGCGCTCATGCACCACGCGGTTGTGCTTGATGTTATGCAGCAGCGCCAGCGGTGTGCCGTGCGGATTGCCGGACATGAAGACTGCCGTGCCGGGCACACGATGAGGCTTCTCCATCTCCATGCTTTGTAGAAAGAACTCGATCGGCAGCACGCGCGTCTCCAAGTCGGTGGAGACATGGCGGCGACCAGATTGCCAGGTGGTCATCACGGCGAAGATCGCTGCACCAGCCACCAGCGGGAACCAGCCGCCATCGGGGATCTTCAGTGCATTCGCACCGGCAAACACCAGTTCCAGTGAGAGGAATGAACCGCAGACGAACAATGTGCGGTGTTTGCTCCAGCCCCAACGGTTCTTGGCCACTCTGTAAAGCATGATGCTGGTGACGATCATCGTGCCGGTCACGGCGATGCCGTATGCCGTCGCCAACCGGCTGGAACTGCCGAACCCGATGACCAGACTGACGCAGGCGATCATGAGCCACCAGTTCATCTGGGGCAGGTAGATTTGTCCACGTTCACTGGAAGAGGTATGGCGCACCGCCATACGCGGCAGATAACCGAGCTGCATCGCCTGCATCGTTATGGAAAACACACCGGAAATGAGTGCCTGTGAGGCGATGATCGCCGCTAGCGTAGCCAGCGCGACCAATGGATACAGAAACCAACGCGGTGCCAGCAGATAAAATGGATTGGTCGCCGCATCCGGATCAGTGAACAGCAAGGCGCCTTGGCCGAAATAATTCAGCAACAACGCTGGCAGTACTATGAAAAACCAGGCCACACGTATCGGTTTGGCACCGAAATGGCCCATATCAGCATAAAGCGCCTCACCACCTGTCACCACGAGAAACACCGCCCCCATCACCGGGAACGCAACCCAGCCGTTGTTGAACAAAAAATACAGGCCGAAGATCGGATTGACCGCTTCCAGAATCTCGGGCGCTCTCAGGATGCCACGTATTCCCAAGATGCCGATGACCATGAACCACACGAGCGTGATCGGACCGAAGATGCGGGCCACCCCACCAGTGCCATGATGTTGAAAGGAGAAAAGGCCGATGAGAATTCCCACGGTTATGGGAATGACGTAGGAATCGAATGCATCTGTGGCAACATGCAACCCTTCCACCGCACTAAGCACGGAGATCGAGGGGGTAAGCATGCCATCGCCATATAACAAGCACGCACCGAAAAGGCCGATCATCGTCAGGAAAACCAGCCCCTTGTTGTGAAGCGAAGAACGGGGAATCGCGAGAGACATCAGGGCCAGGATGCCGCCTTCTCCGTTATTATCCGCCCGCATCACCACCCAAAGATATTTGATCGAGATGAGGATAATGAGGCACCAAAAAATCAGGGAAAGAATCCCCAGAACATTCTCCTGTGTTGGCGCCACGGCATGAGAGCCGTTAAAGCACTCCCTCATGGCATATAGCGGACTCGTCCCGATGTCGCCATAGACGACACCCAAGGCACCCAAGGTCAACACAGTAAGACTCGCTTTGCAGACAGGCGAGGTGCAGTTGGGATCCGGGGAAGTGGCAGGCTGGCTCATGGCAGTTAGTCAGCCTTCACCGGCACACGAAAGGAAACAGTTGAGGTAGCGGTATTGGCGGCGGAACACCACGGGGACCACGCCGGAACCAGATTAGACATGAAACGACCAGGCATGAGCGTTTGATTTTTCACTGAACAAAGGCACCGCCGTTGACGCGGAAGCCGTGAAAAACCCTACCTTAACCCCCGAATTCGTCAAATCTTGGTACAGTAGGCGTTCGCAGACTACACTAAAGCCCGCGCCAGCCGTAATCCCGCCCAAGCCCCGGCGAGACAGAGAATCACTGACCCAAGGATGTTGGCCGTGACCATTCCCCAAGCCCCTTTCTCCATCAATTGCACCGTCTGGATACTGAAGGAAGAGAACGTGGTGTAACCGCCCAAGATGCCCACCATCAGGAAATTAC is from Verrucomicrobiia bacterium and encodes:
- a CDS encoding potassium transporter Kup encodes the protein MSQPATSPDPNCTSPVCKASLTVLTLGALGVVYGDIGTSPLYAMRECFNGSHAVAPTQENVLGILSLIFWCLIILISIKYLWVVMRADNNGEGGILALMSLAIPRSSLHNKGLVFLTMIGLFGACLLYGDGMLTPSISVLSAVEGLHVATDAFDSYVIPITVGILIGLFSFQHHGTGGVARIFGPITLVWFMVIGILGIRGILRAPEILEAVNPIFGLYFLFNNGWVAFPVMGAVFLVVTGGEALYADMGHFGAKPIRVAWFFIVLPALLLNYFGQGALLFTDPDAATNPFYLLAPRWFLYPLVALATLAAIIASQALISGVFSITMQAMQLGYLPRMAVRHTSSSERGQIYLPQMNWWLMIACVSLVIGFGSSSRLATAYGIAVTGTMIVTSIMLYRVAKNRWGWSKHRTLFVCGSFLSLELVFAGANALKIPDGGWFPLVAGAAIFAVMTTWQSGRRHVSTDLETRVLPIEFFLQSMEMEKPHRVPGTAVFMSGNPHGTPLALLHNIKHNRVVHERVILLNMFTADEPHVPAEQRVTVEELRCGFYRVIGRFGFMQEPQVADVIEAAKAHGLDINPEKATFFLSHLNIMPTGKAKMYHWRKRLYAFLSRNAQPANMFYGLPANRVVELGMHLEV
- a CDS encoding TRASH domain-containing protein, producing the protein MKTLLTTLALAALTICAVNAEEKKTEKKAELCPVSGEELGSMGKPYVIQHQGKEVKLCCKSCEKDFKKNPDKYLKKIEGKK
- a CDS encoding DUF167 family protein; translated protein: MNSSATFYREEPDGVTLFVKAQPRANANQIVGVHGTELRVKIIAPPVDSAANEALVRFLAEELGVAKNQVQLVRGATARHKAVKVLGLKVEEVKKRLGV